Proteins encoded together in one Falco peregrinus isolate bFalPer1 chromosome 2, bFalPer1.pri, whole genome shotgun sequence window:
- the LOC129783780 gene encoding TRAF-type zinc finger domain-containing protein 1-like → MKNHFASEHVEVTCECGMKMEKQHLEDHKAFVCLLRLVLCPYCEIQLPLRAMVDHELYCSTRTEECENCHRYILVRDLKEHPRVCGLVGVQTRGSAPSDFEDEDAHLQDLRHSGRESGTDDEPVTLPCQSCGLRYPIYERMDHEV, encoded by the exons ATGAAGAACCATTTTGCATCTGAGCACGTGGAG GTTACCTGCGAGTGTGggatgaagatggaaaaacaacACTTGGAGGACCACAAG GCGTTTGTGTGCCTTCTGCGACTTGTCCTCTGCCCTTACTGCGAAATACAGCTGCCTTTGAGAGCCATGGTTGACCATGAACTTTACTGCAGCACACGGACGGAGGAATGCGAAAACTGCCACCGCTACATACTGGTGCGAGACCTGAAAGAACATCCTCGGGTCTGCGGGCTAGTGGGGGTACAAACCCGAGGAAGTGCACCGTCTGACTTTGAGGATGAGGATGCACATTTGCAAGACCTCCGGCACAGTGGAAGAGAATCAGGAACAG atgacGAGCCCGTCACCCTGCCGTGTCAAAGTTGTGGCTTGCGGTACCCTATCTATGAGCGGATGGATCACGAGGTTtag
- the LOC129783742 gene encoding serine/arginine repetitive matrix protein 2-like, with product MPPKAKRQRQESAEPPWTRSKCQGRCMKKEPGPPAEEAQLPRRPRKTATGRNAQLPAPTSRGKARKKAAGKRGRARKRGACERAGASPSPQRPAKCSRSEPFTSGPSRYSPSQPSTSSEGESSLRTQHTGCSMQLQAPDPELMTRSQAASQPQGNGPSN from the exons ATGCCTCCTAAAGCCAAGAGGCAGAGACAAGAATCAGCAGAGCCACCCTGGACACGAAGCAAGTGCCAAG GTCGCTGCATGAAGAAGGAGCCTGGACCTCCTGCAGAAGAGGCCCAGCTGCCGAGGAGACCAAGGAAAACGGCAACCGGCAGGAATGCACAGCTGCCCGCTCCCACCTCACGAGGGAAGGCCAGGAAGAAGGCGGCCGGCAAGAGGGGCAGAGCGAGGAAGAGAGGGGCCTGTGAACGTGCAGGTGCGTCACCATCCCCTCAGAGGCCTGCCAAGTGCTCCCGCTCGGAACCCTTCACGTCCGGCCCATCGAGATATTCTCCGAGCCAGCCAAG CACCAGCAGCGAAGGAGAAAGCAGCCTCAGGACACAGCACACGGGCTGCTCCATGCAGCTGCAGGCGCCGGATCCAGAG CTGATGACCAGGAGCCAGGCAGCTTCGCAGCCACAGGGGAACGGACCCAGCAACTGA